One Tessaracoccus lacteus DNA window includes the following coding sequences:
- a CDS encoding ABC transporter substrate-binding protein, whose amino-acid sequence MKITALALGVAAALSLSACGGSTGEPAPGSESGAASYSIGIATIQSHPALDAVTEGFKAAFEEAGVEVTFDEQNAQGDQTTLTNIANTFASSDYDAFLAIATPTAQALANVITDRPVVFAAVTDPKSAGLVASWDAPDSNITGVSDLNPMADQLKLIQEAMPEVKTVGIVYASGEVNSEVQVQEATDAAATLGLEIRTATVTNSSEVQQAAESLDVDAFLIPTDNTVVSAAESVIQVGEQKQAPVFASDESTIERGAAAGLSVNYTQQGRDAAAVMLKLLEGTPASEIPVATQKEFDLFVNEAAATTQGLTLPDAIVERATTKY is encoded by the coding sequence GGTCAGAGAGCGGCGCGGCGTCGTACTCGATCGGGATCGCCACGATCCAGTCCCACCCGGCGCTGGACGCCGTGACCGAGGGCTTCAAGGCCGCCTTCGAGGAGGCCGGCGTCGAAGTCACCTTCGATGAGCAGAACGCGCAGGGTGACCAGACGACGCTGACGAACATCGCCAACACCTTCGCCTCCTCGGACTACGACGCCTTCCTCGCGATCGCCACCCCGACCGCCCAGGCGCTGGCCAACGTGATCACGGACCGCCCGGTCGTCTTCGCCGCCGTCACGGACCCGAAGTCCGCCGGGCTCGTCGCCTCCTGGGACGCGCCGGACTCCAACATCACAGGGGTCTCCGACCTCAACCCGATGGCCGACCAGCTCAAGCTCATCCAGGAGGCCATGCCCGAGGTGAAGACCGTCGGCATCGTCTACGCCTCCGGCGAGGTCAACTCCGAGGTCCAGGTCCAGGAGGCCACCGACGCAGCCGCGACGCTCGGCCTGGAGATCAGGACTGCCACCGTCACCAACAGCTCCGAGGTGCAGCAGGCCGCCGAGTCCCTCGATGTCGACGCCTTCCTGATCCCGACCGACAACACGGTCGTGTCCGCGGCCGAGTCCGTCATCCAGGTCGGCGAGCAGAAGCAGGCGCCCGTGTTCGCATCCGACGAGTCCACGATCGAGCGCGGCGCCGCCGCCGGCCTGTCCGTGAACTACACCCAGCAGGGACGGGACGCCGCGGCCGTCATGCTGAAGCTCCTCGAGGGTACTCCGGCCAGCGAGATCCCCGTGGCCACGCAGAAGGAGTTCGACCTCTTCGTGAACGAGGCTGCGGCCACCACGCAGGGCCTGACGCTGCCCGACGCCATCGTCGAGCGCGCCACCACCAAGTACTGA
- a CDS encoding ABC transporter permease encodes MIIALEIGLLYAIMALGVYLTYRVLDFPDLTVDGSFTTGAATCAMLIVGGLPVPVAMVAGTLAGMAAGAVTGLLHVWGHINPLLAGILTQIALYSINLRIMGNKANVPLLRQTTLFTPLQEAGLLRTWASVAIFAVVVAIVGVIVYWFLGTSFGVAIRATGDNELMASSQGINTGVTKVIGLALSNGLVALCGTIVAQYQGFADISMGIGLIVAGLASVIVGQAIFGMTAVWQAVLAAALGSVIYRGVIQIALNNGFNPNDMKLVSAVLVVLALVLPQWAPLKKLRIRRRTAAAVAEGAK; translated from the coding sequence ATGATCATCGCACTGGAGATCGGCCTGCTCTACGCCATCATGGCGTTGGGGGTCTACCTCACCTACCGCGTGCTGGACTTCCCCGACCTGACGGTCGACGGGTCCTTCACGACGGGCGCCGCCACCTGCGCCATGCTGATCGTGGGCGGGCTCCCGGTCCCGGTCGCGATGGTCGCCGGCACGCTGGCCGGCATGGCCGCCGGCGCGGTCACGGGCCTGCTGCACGTCTGGGGGCACATCAACCCGCTGCTGGCCGGCATCCTGACTCAGATCGCGCTCTACTCGATCAACCTCCGCATCATGGGCAACAAGGCCAACGTGCCGCTGCTGCGCCAGACGACGCTGTTCACGCCGCTGCAGGAGGCGGGTCTCCTGCGCACGTGGGCGTCGGTCGCGATCTTCGCCGTGGTGGTCGCCATCGTCGGGGTCATCGTCTACTGGTTCCTGGGCACGAGCTTCGGCGTGGCGATCCGCGCGACGGGCGACAACGAGTTGATGGCCTCCTCGCAGGGCATCAACACGGGCGTCACGAAGGTCATCGGGCTCGCCCTGTCGAACGGCCTGGTGGCGCTCTGCGGCACCATCGTGGCGCAGTACCAGGGCTTCGCTGACATCTCGATGGGCATCGGCCTGATCGTGGCCGGCCTGGCATCTGTGATCGTCGGCCAGGCCATCTTCGGCATGACGGCCGTCTGGCAGGCCGTGCTGGCCGCTGCTCTCGGTTCCGTCATCTACCGCGGCGTGATCCAGATCGCGCTGAACAACGGCTTCAACCCCAACGACATGAAGCTGGTGTCCGCGGTGCTCGTGGTGCTGGCGCTCGTGCTGCCCCAGTGGGCGCCGCTGAAGAAGTTGAGAATCCGCAGGAGGACCGCCGCGGCGGTCGCGGAAGGAGCCAAGTGA
- a CDS encoding ABC transporter ATP-binding protein, with product MLELVNVTKRFFPGTVNERVALDDLSLKLSEGDFVTVIGSNGAGKSTMLNVISGRYTADGGSVIIDGHDVTKAPEHRRASSVARVFQDPMAGTAPHLTIEENLAIAFERGKGRGLRMAVTRAKREVFREALITLELGLEDRLEMRVGMLSGGQRQALSLLMATYAKPAILLLDEHTAALDPSRAELITRLTGEAVARNNLTALMVTHNMNQAIELGNRLIMMHEGRVVLEVDEQAKKSITAEHLLEEFSKIKGASLSDRTLLD from the coding sequence ATGCTCGAGCTCGTCAACGTCACCAAGCGGTTCTTCCCCGGCACGGTCAACGAGCGGGTCGCGCTCGACGACCTCTCTCTGAAGCTGTCCGAGGGGGACTTCGTCACCGTCATCGGCTCCAACGGGGCCGGAAAATCGACCATGCTCAACGTCATCTCCGGCCGGTACACGGCCGACGGCGGCAGCGTCATCATCGACGGCCACGACGTCACGAAGGCGCCTGAACACCGCCGCGCCAGCTCCGTGGCCCGCGTCTTCCAGGACCCTATGGCCGGCACCGCGCCGCACCTGACGATCGAGGAGAACCTTGCCATCGCCTTCGAGAGGGGCAAGGGCCGAGGGCTGCGGATGGCGGTCACGCGGGCGAAGCGCGAGGTCTTCCGCGAGGCCCTCATCACCCTCGAGCTGGGTCTCGAGGACCGCCTCGAGATGCGCGTCGGCATGCTCTCGGGCGGACAGCGCCAGGCGCTCAGCCTCCTGATGGCCACCTACGCGAAGCCGGCCATCCTGCTGCTCGATGAGCACACCGCTGCGCTCGACCCGTCCCGCGCCGAGCTCATCACCCGGCTCACGGGAGAGGCCGTCGCGCGCAACAACCTGACCGCGCTGATGGTCACGCACAACATGAACCAGGCTATCGAGCTCGGCAACCGGCTGATCATGATGCATGAGGGCCGCGTCGTGCTGGAGGTGGACGAGCAGGCCAAGAAGTCGATCACCGCCGAACACCTCCTCGAGGAGTTCTCGAAGATCAAGGGCGCCAGCCTGTCCGACCGCACGCTGCTCGACTGA
- a CDS encoding LacI family DNA-binding transcriptional regulator — translation MATDPAPERPNIRQVAARAGVSHMTVSRVLNDAPNIRPDTRDRVLAAIAELNYRPSNAARALATQRHQRIGVLMESHFAYGPTHTLRGIELAAGEADYSVTSVTLRAEDPAGPREGIEQLSAQGVDGICVIAPRSTSLSALRQIEFRVPVVVVKSDRDPTFVTVSADQRMGTNLLVDHLAELGHRDILHLAGPLDWLDARARERAFHERAKAWKLAERPIVVGDWSADFAYEYALGLKRRPDYTAIFAANDESALGLIHGFSERGISVPDEMSIVGFDDLPMTAHFLPPLTTVRQDFHAIGAKALEIVIAAAKGRDVPQRTRLPIELVRRRSAAAPRGGLG, via the coding sequence GTGGCAACTGACCCCGCTCCCGAGCGCCCCAACATCCGACAGGTGGCGGCGCGGGCCGGCGTGTCCCACATGACGGTCTCGCGCGTGCTGAACGACGCCCCGAACATCCGACCCGATACCCGCGACAGGGTGCTCGCTGCCATCGCAGAACTCAACTACCGCCCCAGCAATGCGGCGCGCGCCCTGGCGACGCAGCGGCACCAGCGCATCGGTGTGCTCATGGAGAGCCACTTCGCCTACGGGCCCACGCACACCCTGCGCGGCATCGAGCTGGCGGCGGGCGAGGCCGACTACTCCGTGACGTCCGTCACCCTGCGCGCGGAGGATCCCGCGGGCCCGCGGGAGGGCATCGAGCAGCTGTCGGCCCAGGGCGTCGACGGCATCTGCGTCATCGCCCCGCGCTCCACCTCGCTCTCGGCGCTGCGGCAGATCGAGTTCAGGGTCCCCGTCGTCGTCGTGAAGTCGGACAGGGACCCGACCTTCGTCACGGTCTCCGCGGACCAGAGGATGGGAACCAACCTGCTTGTCGATCATCTGGCCGAGCTGGGGCACCGCGACATCCTGCATCTGGCCGGACCGCTCGACTGGCTCGACGCCCGCGCCAGGGAGCGTGCCTTCCACGAGCGGGCCAAGGCCTGGAAGCTCGCCGAGCGGCCGATCGTGGTGGGGGACTGGAGCGCCGACTTCGCCTACGAGTACGCGCTCGGGCTCAAGCGGCGCCCCGACTACACGGCGATCTTCGCCGCCAATGACGAGTCCGCGCTCGGGCTGATCCATGGCTTCTCGGAGCGCGGCATCTCGGTGCCAGACGAGATGAGCATCGTCGGCTTCGACGATCTCCCCATGACCGCGCACTTCCTGCCGCCCCTGACGACCGTCCGGCAGGACTTCCACGCCATCGGCGCCAAGGCATTGGAGATCGTCATCGCGGCAGCGAAGGGGCGCGATGTCCCGCAGCGGACCCGGCTGCCGATCGAGCTCGTCCGCCGGCGGTCGGCCGCCGCGCCGAGAGGGGGGCTGGGATGA
- a CDS encoding sugar ABC transporter ATP-binding protein produces MTQPVLELVGVTVEYPGMLALDGVDIALFPGEVHALLGENGAGKSTVINVLNGVRPIASGEILLDGEPVTLANPAASRAAGIATVFQDIHLSGNLTVAENVMLGHEPRGRFGIDWGATRGAAAEVLSRLGLEDLDLRTRLNALSPSTQQLVAVARAMVGRPRVLLLDEPTSSLAPADVALLFKVLRRLRDDGMAIVFVSHFLEQVFAISDRVTVLRDGRVVAEREADTIDRVELISLMLGRSVDALREIGSERRAHRQDPEGDPVLLAEGLGRSGVFARTDLALYRGEIVGFIGLRGSGRTELARLLAGVTPTSQGTLTIDGRRVRVDSPASGLRHRVVLSAQDRTVDGIIAEMTVADNVVLSLQAMRGWRSRVSRRERAEIVTWARELFGLEQLSPETPAGLLSGGQQQKILLARLLATRPRVLILDEPTRGVDIGSKVAIQRRVAAMVDQGMAVVFISSEFSEVLRLADRIIVLKDRDKVGEISNGPGVTVQTVVEMIASAAEDD; encoded by the coding sequence ATGACGCAGCCTGTCCTCGAGCTCGTGGGTGTCACCGTGGAATACCCGGGCATGCTGGCGCTCGACGGGGTGGACATCGCGCTGTTCCCCGGCGAGGTGCATGCGCTGCTCGGCGAGAACGGGGCGGGCAAGTCCACCGTCATCAACGTCCTCAACGGTGTCCGACCCATCGCCTCGGGGGAGATCCTCCTCGACGGCGAGCCCGTCACGCTCGCCAACCCGGCGGCGAGCCGGGCGGCCGGGATCGCGACGGTCTTCCAGGACATCCACCTGAGCGGGAACCTGACCGTCGCCGAGAACGTGATGCTCGGGCACGAGCCTCGCGGCCGGTTCGGCATCGACTGGGGTGCGACACGGGGGGCGGCCGCTGAGGTGCTGTCCCGCCTCGGGCTCGAGGACCTCGACCTGCGCACGAGGCTCAACGCCCTGTCGCCCTCGACACAGCAGCTCGTGGCCGTCGCGCGTGCGATGGTGGGCAGACCGCGAGTGCTGCTGCTCGACGAGCCGACCTCCAGCCTGGCGCCTGCCGACGTCGCGCTGCTGTTCAAGGTGCTCCGGCGTCTCCGCGATGACGGGATGGCGATCGTGTTCGTGTCGCACTTCCTGGAGCAGGTGTTCGCGATCAGCGACCGGGTGACGGTGCTCCGGGACGGCCGGGTGGTCGCGGAGCGAGAGGCCGACACCATCGATCGCGTCGAGCTGATCTCGCTGATGCTCGGGAGGAGCGTCGACGCACTCAGGGAGATCGGATCGGAACGGCGCGCGCACCGGCAGGATCCGGAGGGCGACCCCGTCCTCCTTGCGGAGGGCCTCGGCCGCTCCGGCGTGTTCGCCCGGACGGATCTCGCGCTCTACCGCGGCGAGATCGTCGGGTTCATCGGGTTGCGTGGATCTGGCCGCACGGAGTTGGCCAGGCTGCTTGCGGGCGTGACGCCGACGTCGCAGGGGACCCTCACCATCGACGGCCGCCGGGTGCGGGTCGACTCGCCCGCCAGCGGGCTGCGGCACCGGGTCGTGCTCTCGGCGCAGGACCGGACGGTTGACGGCATCATCGCCGAGATGACGGTGGCGGACAACGTGGTGCTCAGCCTGCAGGCCATGCGCGGCTGGCGGTCGCGCGTGTCGCGTCGTGAGCGGGCGGAGATCGTGACGTGGGCGAGGGAGCTGTTCGGCCTCGAGCAGCTCTCGCCGGAGACCCCGGCCGGGCTGTTGTCGGGCGGCCAGCAGCAGAAGATCCTCCTCGCGCGCCTTCTCGCGACCCGGCCCCGGGTCCTCATCCTCGATGAGCCCACCCGCGGTGTGGACATCGGGTCGAAGGTCGCCATCCAACGTCGGGTGGCGGCAATGGTCGATCAGGGCATGGCCGTGGTGTTCATCTCCTCCGAGTTCAGCGAGGTGCTCCGCCTCGCCGACCGCATCATCGTCCTCAAAGACCGCGACAAGGTGGGGGAGATTTCCAACGGTCCGGGCGTCACCGTCCAGACCGTGGTCGAGATGATCGCCTCGGCCGCCGAGGACGACTGA
- a CDS encoding ABC transporter substrate-binding protein, translating to MTRRIVRTAIGLLTTGALALGLTACGGGNAGSEGSAGTAGSGDDLTTIGFVAVGPEGAWRKANEQNVQDTFTKDAGFDLKYAPAAKLDQKSQIDAFTSFVDEGVDVILLSATEGSGWEDSLKRAQEAEIPVILIDRGIEPDDTSLYVTRIAPDNKEVSASVANWAVSAFPDGAKYFTLEGPAGVSVVNERNVGWDEVIGSNDKFTKLGAQTANWSTEEAKSVFETVLKSNNNDVQLVFAQNDEMGLGAVQAVEEAGLTPGVDVKIATIDGTKNALQALADGKLSFVAEYNPLFGETALDVVKKTLAGEDIDPYIIVPSETFDSPEAASEALPDRKF from the coding sequence ATGACTCGTCGCATCGTGAGGACGGCCATCGGCCTCCTGACCACGGGAGCCCTCGCGCTGGGGCTCACCGCATGTGGGGGCGGCAACGCCGGCAGTGAGGGTAGCGCCGGAACCGCCGGTTCCGGAGATGATCTCACCACCATCGGCTTCGTCGCCGTCGGCCCCGAGGGGGCCTGGCGCAAGGCCAACGAGCAGAACGTGCAGGACACATTCACCAAGGACGCCGGCTTCGACCTCAAGTACGCCCCTGCGGCCAAGCTCGATCAGAAGTCGCAGATCGACGCCTTCACCTCGTTCGTGGACGAGGGCGTGGACGTGATCCTGCTGTCTGCCACGGAAGGGTCCGGCTGGGAGGACTCGCTGAAGCGCGCCCAGGAGGCGGAGATCCCCGTCATCCTCATCGACCGCGGCATCGAGCCGGATGACACCAGCCTGTACGTGACCCGCATCGCGCCGGACAACAAGGAGGTCTCGGCCTCCGTGGCGAACTGGGCGGTCTCGGCCTTCCCGGACGGGGCGAAGTACTTCACCCTCGAGGGCCCGGCCGGCGTGTCGGTCGTCAACGAGCGCAACGTCGGCTGGGACGAGGTCATCGGCAGCAATGACAAGTTCACCAAGCTCGGCGCGCAGACGGCCAACTGGTCAACCGAGGAGGCGAAGAGCGTCTTCGAGACCGTGCTGAAGTCGAACAACAACGACGTCCAGCTGGTGTTCGCGCAGAACGACGAGATGGGCCTCGGGGCGGTGCAGGCCGTCGAGGAGGCAGGGCTGACCCCGGGCGTCGACGTCAAGATCGCGACGATCGACGGCACGAAGAACGCCCTCCAGGCCCTTGCCGACGGGAAGCTGTCCTTCGTCGCGGAGTACAACCCGCTGTTCGGGGAGACGGCCCTCGACGTCGTGAAGAAGACCCTGGCCGGTGAGGATATCGATCCCTACATCATCGTCCCGAGCGAGACGTTCGATTCGCCCGAGGCCGCCTCCGAGGCCCTTCCGGACCGCAAGTTCTGA
- a CDS encoding sugar ABC transporter ATP-binding protein, which produces MTSPIVEMKSISISFPGVKALDDVDFRLLPGEVHTLMGENGAGKSTLIKALTGVYHIDDGQILIDGRDLKLGGTADAQAAGISTVYQEVNLCANLTIGENVMLGHEVHGPFGIRWKATHARAREALEKLGLGHLNPRAPLSSLSLAMQQLVAISRSMVTNAKVLILDEPTSSLDAREVEQLFSVIRRLRDEGVAILFVSHFLDQVYAISDRLTVLRNGSFVGEYLTKDLDRASLIAAMIGKDIAALRSLEGGGARDLADTEVVYRATGIARKGAIEPTDLELHRGEIVGFAGLLGSGRTELARLMFGADRLEGGAVEVGGAAAEVRSPAAALRHRIAFSSENRRDEGIIRDLSVRENIVLGVQAKRGWARPLPRREADAMVERYMTELNVRPADPDRPIRTLSGGNQQKVLLGRWLATQPELLILDEPTRGIDVGAKAEIQERVVQLARDGVTVVFISSELEEVVRLSDRIVVLKDHRKIAELANREGLSADDIVNIIASDGIAAATRAAASEEAVVSVEEIAHDRAE; this is translated from the coding sequence ATGACCAGCCCCATCGTCGAGATGAAGTCCATCTCGATATCCTTCCCCGGCGTCAAGGCCCTCGACGACGTGGACTTCCGGCTTCTGCCTGGAGAAGTGCACACGCTGATGGGCGAGAACGGCGCGGGAAAGTCCACCCTCATCAAGGCGCTGACGGGCGTGTACCACATCGATGATGGCCAGATCCTCATCGACGGCAGGGACCTGAAGCTCGGCGGGACGGCCGATGCGCAGGCGGCCGGCATCTCGACCGTCTACCAGGAGGTGAACCTCTGCGCCAACCTGACGATCGGCGAGAACGTCATGCTCGGGCACGAGGTGCACGGTCCGTTCGGCATCCGATGGAAGGCAACCCATGCGCGGGCGCGCGAGGCGCTCGAGAAGCTCGGCCTCGGTCACCTGAACCCGAGGGCACCGCTCAGCTCGCTGTCGCTGGCGATGCAGCAGCTCGTCGCCATCAGCCGGTCCATGGTCACCAACGCGAAGGTGCTGATCCTCGACGAGCCCACCTCCAGCCTCGACGCGCGGGAGGTGGAGCAGCTCTTCTCGGTGATCAGGCGCCTGCGGGACGAGGGCGTGGCGATCCTCTTCGTCTCCCACTTCCTCGACCAGGTCTACGCGATCAGCGACCGGCTGACCGTGCTGCGCAACGGCAGCTTCGTGGGGGAGTACCTCACGAAGGACCTGGACCGGGCGAGCCTGATCGCCGCCATGATCGGCAAGGACATCGCCGCCCTCAGAAGCCTCGAAGGGGGCGGTGCGCGTGACCTCGCCGACACCGAGGTCGTGTACCGGGCGACGGGGATCGCGCGGAAGGGTGCCATCGAGCCGACGGACCTCGAGCTCCACAGGGGCGAGATCGTCGGCTTCGCCGGCCTGCTGGGATCGGGGCGCACCGAACTGGCGCGTCTCATGTTCGGGGCGGACCGCCTCGAGGGCGGCGCCGTCGAGGTCGGGGGGGCCGCCGCGGAGGTCCGCAGCCCGGCCGCTGCGCTCCGGCACCGCATCGCGTTCTCCAGCGAGAACCGGCGCGACGAAGGGATCATCCGCGACCTGAGCGTGCGCGAGAACATCGTGCTCGGCGTGCAGGCGAAGCGGGGCTGGGCCCGGCCGCTGCCCCGTCGGGAGGCGGACGCCATGGTGGAGCGCTACATGACGGAGCTCAACGTCCGTCCCGCCGATCCGGACCGTCCCATCCGGACGTTGTCCGGGGGTAACCAGCAGAAGGTGCTGCTCGGGCGCTGGCTTGCCACGCAGCCGGAGCTGCTGATCCTCGACGAGCCCACCAGGGGCATCGACGTCGGCGCCAAGGCCGAGATCCAGGAACGGGTGGTGCAGCTGGCGCGCGACGGCGTGACCGTCGTGTTCATCTCCTCCGAGCTGGAGGAGGTGGTCCGACTGAGCGACCGCATCGTCGTGCTGAAGGACCACCGCAAGATCGCGGAGCTCGCCAACAGGGAAGGCCTGAGCGCCGACGACATCGTCAATATCATCGCCAGTGACGGCATCGCAGCCGCCACCAGGGCGGCGGCATCCGAGGAGGCCGTGGTGAGTGTGGAGGAGATCGCCCATGACCGGGCAGAGTGA
- a CDS encoding ABC transporter permease — protein MTGQSDGIKGVLKRQYVWGIVAIILLLAVNVAKDASYLSIGYNASNGALVGNVIDILRAAAPVMMIALGMCLVVATSGIDLSVGSVMVVAGAASMELLAGAGNTPGAALTALALALGISVVLGLVNGVLVSVVGLQPFISTLVMMLAGRGVAKVITSGQNTAATNDTFRWIANGYVLGLPVVFVFAVLIVVLLGLLVRRSALGLMIEAIGMDPAAARLAGVNRRGMLLAVYAISGLTAGIAGVFATASVMTVDISRTGDQMEMDAILAVVIGGTSLAGGKFNLTGATIGALLIATLDKTVVFLGISSSATPAFKAIVIVVLCLLQSQRVRQLFVRRRTISRPAPLVKEVAA, from the coding sequence ATGACCGGGCAGAGTGACGGGATCAAGGGCGTGCTGAAACGTCAGTACGTGTGGGGGATCGTCGCGATCATCCTGCTGCTGGCGGTCAACGTGGCCAAAGACGCGAGCTACCTCAGCATCGGCTACAACGCGAGCAACGGCGCGCTGGTGGGCAACGTGATCGACATCCTGCGGGCGGCCGCCCCGGTGATGATGATCGCGCTGGGCATGTGTCTGGTAGTCGCGACGAGCGGGATCGACCTCTCGGTCGGCTCGGTTATGGTGGTGGCCGGGGCCGCCTCCATGGAGCTGCTCGCCGGCGCAGGGAACACGCCGGGCGCGGCGCTGACGGCCCTCGCTCTGGCGCTCGGCATCAGCGTCGTCCTCGGCCTGGTCAACGGCGTGCTGGTGTCCGTGGTGGGGCTGCAGCCGTTCATCAGCACCCTGGTGATGATGCTGGCCGGCCGCGGCGTGGCGAAGGTCATCACGTCCGGGCAGAACACGGCCGCGACGAACGACACCTTCCGGTGGATCGCCAACGGCTACGTACTCGGCCTGCCCGTCGTGTTCGTCTTCGCCGTGCTCATCGTCGTGCTGCTCGGCCTCCTGGTGCGACGGAGCGCGCTGGGGCTGATGATCGAGGCCATCGGCATGGACCCCGCTGCCGCCCGCCTCGCCGGCGTCAACCGTCGGGGCATGCTGCTGGCCGTCTATGCCATCTCGGGCCTGACCGCCGGCATCGCCGGGGTGTTCGCCACGGCGTCGGTCATGACCGTCGACATCTCCAGGACGGGCGATCAGATGGAGATGGACGCGATCCTCGCCGTCGTCATCGGTGGCACCTCGCTCGCCGGAGGCAAGTTCAACCTGACGGGGGCGACCATCGGCGCCCTCCTCATCGCCACGCTGGACAAGACGGTGGTGTTCCTCGGGATCTCGTCGTCGGCCACCCCGGCCTTCAAGGCCATCGTGATCGTCGTGCTGTGTCTGCTCCAGTCGCAGCGGGTCCGTCAGCTGTTCGTCCGGCGCAGGACCATCTCGCGGCCCGCGCCCCTGGTGAAGGAGGTGGCGGCATGA
- a CDS encoding ABC transporter permease has translation MSSATVTRPEAPTGARTRPRLRLDLLPTLAALVIFVGMVIYGEVAYGRIVQMSTISNLLINNAHLIVLAVGLTFVILTGGIDLSVGAVIAFSSVSGVMLINAGWNPWLVMIVMILIGAAFGLASGVLIQYFNVQPFIATLAMMFLARGLASMLSTKPERLPDESAFRVLAEQWKIIDGPKVNDLVITPGVVVALLVVVVAFFILHRTRTGRTVYAIGGSEQSAQLMGLPVHRTKMWVYVISGLLAGVAAVIYTARLGIAQNITGIGWELDAIAATVIGGTLLTGGAGFVLGSVVGALVLGLMNVLITRDGTVPPEATTIITGGILLVFVLLQRAVLARRNQ, from the coding sequence ATGAGCTCCGCAACCGTGACCCGACCCGAGGCCCCGACCGGCGCCAGGACCCGGCCCCGACTCCGCCTTGACCTGCTCCCCACCCTCGCCGCGCTCGTCATCTTCGTGGGCATGGTGATCTACGGGGAGGTGGCCTACGGGCGCATCGTCCAGATGAGCACGATCTCGAATCTGCTCATCAACAACGCACACCTGATCGTCCTGGCCGTCGGACTGACGTTCGTCATCCTGACGGGGGGCATCGATCTGTCGGTCGGCGCCGTGATCGCCTTCAGTTCGGTCTCCGGCGTCATGCTGATCAACGCCGGCTGGAACCCCTGGCTCGTGATGATCGTGATGATCCTGATCGGCGCGGCGTTCGGGCTGGCTTCGGGGGTCCTGATCCAGTACTTCAACGTGCAGCCGTTCATCGCGACGTTGGCCATGATGTTCCTCGCGAGGGGGCTGGCCTCGATGCTGAGCACCAAGCCGGAGCGGCTGCCGGACGAGTCCGCCTTCAGGGTGCTCGCCGAGCAGTGGAAGATCATCGACGGCCCGAAGGTCAACGACCTCGTGATCACGCCCGGTGTCGTCGTGGCGCTGCTCGTCGTGGTGGTCGCCTTCTTCATCCTGCACCGGACCCGGACGGGCCGCACGGTGTATGCCATCGGCGGGTCCGAGCAGTCCGCGCAGCTCATGGGGCTGCCCGTGCACCGGACCAAGATGTGGGTCTACGTCATCAGCGGGCTGCTCGCCGGCGTCGCCGCGGTCATCTACACGGCGCGGCTCGGTATCGCGCAGAACATCACGGGCATCGGCTGGGAGCTGGACGCGATCGCTGCCACCGTGATCGGTGGAACCCTGCTGACCGGCGGCGCCGGGTTCGTGCTCGGCTCTGTCGTCGGCGCTCTGGTACTGGGGCTGATGAACGTCCTGATCACCCGCGACGGCACGGTGCCTCCGGAGGCGACGACCATCATCACCGGCGGCATCCTTCTGGTGTTCGTGCTCCTGCAACGGGCGGTGCTCGCGCGCAGGAACCAGTGA